The nucleotide window ATTCATATGCTGAACAAGAATATATAAAATATTTTGGAAAAAGTTCGTTAGAACAATTATATTTTAAAAGTTGTTAATATAATAAATATTTTATTAAGCTATAATCAAAAGAAATAAAGGAAAACACTATGTCAGGAAAAATATCGAATCTTCTTATCTCAAAAAGTATTGAAAGCCCTATGCAAAATGTAAATCAAGTAGTATTAGAAGTTGGAAAAGGAATCTTTGGAGATAGATACTATAACCAAGAAGGGACATTTTCTAATAAAGGTGAGATAGAACCTGATAGAGATGTAACACTAATAGAAATAGAAAATATAAATGCACTAAATGAAGAACACAACCTTTCATTTACACCTGAAGACTTTAGACGAAATATCGCAGTTACAAATTGTGATTTAAACTCACTAGTTGGAAAAGAGTTTCAAATAGGTGAAGTAGTGTTAAAAGGTATTAGATTATGTGAACCTTGTAAATATATAGCTGAAAAACTGGACGAGAAAAAAACACT belongs to Arcobacter sp. F2176 and includes:
- a CDS encoding MOSC domain-containing protein yields the protein MSGKISNLLISKSIESPMQNVNQVVLEVGKGIFGDRYYNQEGTFSNKGEIEPDRDVTLIEIENINALNEEHNLSFTPEDFRRNIAVTNCDLNSLVGKEFQIGEVVLKGIRLCEPCKYIAEKLDEKKTLTQMVHKAGLRAQIIKGGSIDLNCQIEVL